One genomic segment of Hordeum vulgare subsp. vulgare chromosome 2H, MorexV3_pseudomolecules_assembly, whole genome shotgun sequence includes these proteins:
- the LOC123424969 gene encoding probable pectinesterase 66, translating into MTAPFYSCLVVAVLLLLRWPAPSLGSARVARTITVDQGGGGDYRTVQSAVDAVPDGNTHWVKIHVKQGSYREKVTISSQKGFILLEGDGSSSTDINFDLHADVSETPGITPITGHQRANLTDTEISPTYKSATFTVHSDNFVARNIAFKNTYKGALPAIALLIDGDKGAFYDCAFHGYQDTLSDLAGRHYFRHCFVVGAVDFIFGYGKSIYEDCTLMSNMPASSQQPGWVTAHGRAADRSAAFVFKGGVITGSGRQYLGRAWNDQAAVVFYRVKMDGVIVPQGWDKWNSTQDVSHVSFTEVGCSGQGSRIAGRVPWERRMNYAEVQRFVDIRFIDDGWLSNQP; encoded by the exons ATGACGGCGCCGTTCTACTCCTGCCTCGTCGTCGCTGTGCTCCTgctgctccggtggccggcgccGAGCCTCGGTTCGGCGCGGGTTGCCCGGACCATCACCGTGGACCAGGGCGGAGGAGGCGACTACAGGACGGTGCAGTCGGCGGTGGACGCTGTGCCCGACGGCAACACCCATTGGGTCAAGATCCACGTCAAGCAAGGGAGCTACAG GGAGAAGGTGACAATCTCAAGCCAGAAAGGCTTCATCTTGCTCGAAGGTGACGGCTCCTCGTCAACGGACATCAACTTCGACTTGCACGCCGATGTCAGCGAGACGCCCGGCATCACCCCGATCACGGGCCACCAGCGCGCCAACCTCACTGACACCGAGATCTCGCCGACGTACAAAAGCGCCACATTCACAGTCCATTCCGACAACTTCGTCGCCCGCAACATTGCCTTCAAG AACACGTACAAGGGCGCCCTCCCGGCGATTGCGCTGCTCATCGACGGCGACAAGGGCGCGTTCTACGACTGCGCCTTCCACGGGTACCAGGACACACTCTCCGACCTCGCCGGCCGGCACTACTTCCGCCACTGCTTCGTTGTGGGCGCCGTGGACTTCATCTTCGGCTACGGCAAGTCGATCTACGAGGACTGCACCCTCATGTCCAACATGCCGGCGTCGTCCCAGCAGCCCGGGTGGGTGACCGCGCACGGCCGGGCCGCCGACAGGAGCGCCGCCTTCGTGTTCAAGGGCGGCGTGATCACGGGCTCCGGTAGGCAGTACCTCGGTCGCGCGTGGAACGATCAGGCCGCCGTCGTGTTCTACCGGGTGAAAATGGACGGCGTAATCGTCCCGCAGGGGTGGGACAAGTGGAACTCCACCCAAGATGT GTCACATGTGTCGTTTACAGAGGTTGGATGCAGCGGCCAGGGTTCCCGCATCGCCGGGAGAGTGCCATGGGAGAGGCGCATGAACTATGCAGAGGTGCAGAGATTCGTGGACATCCGCTTCATCGACGATGGTTGGCTATCCAATCAGCCCTAG